The following coding sequences are from one Nicotiana tabacum cultivar K326 chromosome 1, ASM71507v2, whole genome shotgun sequence window:
- the LOC107820287 gene encoding NADP-dependent malic enzyme, with product MESALKEQRGGESVLDLSPRATPAGGVEDVYGEDCATEDQLITPWTIAVSSGYNLLRDPRYNKGLAFTERERDAHYLRGLLPPVISTQELQEKKIMQSLRQYDVPLHKYVAMMELEERNERLFYKLLIDNVEELLPIVYTPTVGEACQKYGSIFKRPQGLYISLKEKGRILEVLKNWPERSIQVIVVTDGERILGLGDLGCQGMGIPVGKLALYTALGGVRPSACLPITIDVGTNNEQLLKDEFYIGLRQKRATGQEYYDFLHEFMSAVKQNYGEKILVQFEDFANHNAFELLAKYGTTHLVFNDDIQGTASVVLAGLIASLKLLGGSLADHTFLFLGAGEAGTGIAELIALEISKKTKCPVEETRKKIWLVDSKGLIVSGRKETLQSFKKPWAHEHEPVNNLLDAVKTIKPTVLIGTSGVGRTFTKEVIEAMASTNERPLIMALSNPTSQAECTAEEAYTWSEGRAVFASGSPFPSFEYNGKLNIPGQANNCYIFPGFGFGLVMSGTIRVHDDMLLAASEALAAQVTEEHFAKGMIYPPFADIRKISAHIAASVATKAYELGVATRLPRPANLVKYAESCMYTPNYRSYR from the exons ATGGAGAGCGCGTTGAAGGAGCAGAGGGGAGGAGAATCGGTGCTTGACCTGTCACCGAGAGCAACACCGGCGGGTGGTGTCGAGGATGTCTACGGTGAGGATTGCGCCACCGAGGACCAGCTTATCACTCCCTGGACTATCGCCGTTTCTAG TGGCTACAACTTGTTGAGGGACCCACGTTACAACAAAGGGCTTGCCTTCACTGAGAGAGAAAGAGATGCTCATTACTTGCGAGGCCTTCTGCCTCCTGTGATTTCCACACAGGAGCTTCAG GAGAAAAAAATTATGCAGTCTCTTCGCCAGTATGATGTCCCTCTGCACAAATATGTTGCCATGATGGAATTAGAG GAAAGAAATGAAAGGTTGTTTTACAAGCTTCTTATCGATAATGTAGAAGAGTTACTTCCAATTGTCTACACTCCAACTGTTGGTGAGGCGTGCCAAAAGTATGGAAGCATCTTTAAGCGTCCTCAGGGTTTATACATCAGCTTGAAAGAAAA GGGAAGGATCCTTGAGGTATTGAAGAACTGGCCTGAAAGATCAATACAGGTTATTGTTGTGACTGATGGAGAAAGAATTTTGGGACTTGGGGACCTCGGCTGCCAG GGAATGGGGATACCAGTTGGGAAGTTGGCTCTGTATACTGCACTTGGAGGAGTCAGACCTTCAGCG TGCTTGCCAATAACCATTGACGTTGGGACAAATAATGAGCAGTTACTGAAAGATGAATTCTACATTGGTCTCAGACAAAAGAGAGCAACTGGGCAG GAATACTATGACTTCCTACATGAGTTCATGTCAGCTGTAAAGCAAAATTATGGTGAAAAAATTCTCGTACAG TTTGAGGATTTTGCAAACCACAACGCTTTTGAGCTGTTGGCTAAATATGGTACCACTCATTTGGTCTTCAATGATGATATACAG GGGACAGCTTCTGTGGTGCTTGCAGGGCTTATTGCATCCCTTAAGCTACTTGGAGGCTCATTAGCTGATCATACATTCTTGTTCCTCGGAGCAGGAGAA GCTGGGACTGGTATTGCAGAACTCATAGcacttgaaatttcaaagaag ACAAAATGTCCCGTGGAGGAGACACGAAAAAAGATCTGGCTTGTGGATTCAAAG GGTCTTATTGTTAGTGGTCGCAAGGAAACACTTCAATCTTTCAAGAAGCCTTGGGCTCATGAACACGAACCTGTTAACAATCTGCTAGATGCTGTTAAG ACCATTAAGCCAACCGTCTTAATTGGGACATCTGGAGTTGGAAGAACATTTACAAAGGAAGTTATTGAGGCCATGGCCTCCACAAATGAG AGACCTCTTATTATGGCTCTCTCAAACCCAACCTCACAAGCTGAATGTACAGCTGAAGAAGCTTATACTTGGAGTGAG GGTCGCGCTGTTTTTGCCAGTGGAAGTCCATTCCCTTCTTTTGAATACAATGGCAAACTCAACATTCCTGGCCAG GCAAACAACTGTTACATATTCCCTGGATTTGGTTTTGGGTTGGTCATGTCTGGTACAATCCGTGTGCATGATGACATGCTTTTAGCAGCTT CGGAAGCTTTGGCTGCTCAAGTAACTGAGGAACATTTTGCCAAGGGGATGATATACCCTCCTTTTGCTGATATCAGAAAGATCTCAGCTCACATAGCTGCTAGTGTTGCTACTAAAGCGTATGAACTTG GTGTGGCAACACGTCTCCCTCGACCTGCAAATTTGGTGAAGTATGCTGAGAGTTGCATGTATACTCCTAATTACCGAAGCTACAGGTGA